Proteins from a single region of Erythrobacter sp.:
- a CDS encoding MmcB family DNA repair protein: MSAQPLPTSDSHTARDVARGIARLFARNDIWCLAEVPIRNGRRADLMGIDARGQVVIVEIKVARGDLLGDAKWPDYLDFCDRFFWGVPPGLDRAPLETEAYRPATCGVIVADGYDAEILRPAALEPLAAARRKTQVEHLARIAMRRHTALIDPLCAALDMTA, from the coding sequence ATGAGCGCACAGCCCCTCCCCACCAGCGATTCGCACACCGCCCGGGATGTCGCGCGCGGGATTGCCCGGCTGTTTGCGCGCAATGATATCTGGTGCCTTGCCGAAGTGCCGATCCGCAATGGTCGCCGCGCCGATCTGATGGGGATCGATGCGCGTGGGCAGGTGGTGATCGTCGAGATCAAGGTGGCGCGCGGCGATCTGCTCGGCGATGCCAAGTGGCCCGACTATCTCGACTTCTGCGACCGCTTTTTCTGGGGCGTGCCCCCGGGGCTCGATCGCGCGCCGCTGGAGACCGAGGCCTATCGTCCGGCCACCTGCGGGGTGATCGTGGCCGATGGCTATGATGCCGAAATCCTGCGCCCCGCCGCGCTCGAACCGCTGGCCGCCGCGCGGCGCAAGACGCAGGTCGAGCATCTCGCCCGGATCGCGATGCGGCGGCACACCGCGCTGATCGATCCACTGTGCGCCGCGCTCGACATGACGGCCTGA